In a genomic window of Helianthus annuus cultivar XRQ/B chromosome 10, HanXRQr2.0-SUNRISE, whole genome shotgun sequence:
- the LOC110882103 gene encoding ATP-dependent DNA helicase PIF3-like, translating to MGKNINEFDLPKITDDVNLQDMGYRELQEEYGSAKDSLNPDKKNVFDEIMMHVDNDNPRIFFIDGTCGTGKTFLYNALLAEIRSCGLIALATASSGVAANNMPGCRTAHSRFKIPINLENNSMCNIKTQGGPLN from the coding sequence ATGGGTAAAAATATCAATGAATTCGACCTTCCTAAGATAACAGACGATGTTAACTTACAGGATATGGGTTATCGTGAGTTACAAGAGGAGTATGGGAGTGCCAAAGATTCACTTAATCCGGACAAAAAAAACGTGTTTGATGAGATCATGATGCATGTTGATAATGATAATCCACGCATCTTCTTTATTGATGGTACATGTGGAACTGGAAAAACATTTTTGTACAATGCCTTGCTTGCTGAAATTCGGTCGTGTGGACTTATTGCTCTCGCAACAGCTTCATCAGGTGTTGCGGCTAATAATATGCCAGGATGTAGAACGGCTCACTCGAGATTCAAGATTCCTATTAATCTTGAAAATAATTCAATGTGCAATATCAAAACACAGGGTGGGCCGCTAAACTAA
- the LOC110882101 gene encoding uncharacterized protein LOC110882101, producing the protein MAKRQAIEAVDRTFQDIIGVNLPFGGKIMAMGGDFRQVLPVIKRGTRAQIVDSSLQMSPLWSLPKKMRLTINMRALKDPWFSEFLLRVGDGTEEPNEGNYIRIPDDMTIQCNNRENSIKELINVVFPSIEDNVYSSDYIISRAILSTKNESVDEINN; encoded by the coding sequence ATGGCTAAACGACAGGCGATAGAGGCAGTCGATCGTACATTCCAAGACATTATAGGCGTTAATCTCCCATTTGGTGGGAAGATAATGGCTATGGGAGGTGACTTCAGGCAGGTGTTGCCGGTTATTAAACGTGGCACTCGAGCACAGATTGTAGACTCCAGCCTACAAATGTCACCTCTTTGGTCTTTGCCTAAAAAGATGCGGTTGACCATAAATATGAGAGCACTCAAAGATCCATGGTTTTCTGAATTTCTTTTAAGAGTCGGCGATGGAACTGAAGAACCAAACGAAGGAAACTATATTCGCATACCCGATGACATGACAATTCAGTGCAACAATAGAGAAAACTCTATAAAAGAATTGATCAATGTCGTCTTTCCATCAATTGAAGATAATGTATATTCTTCAGATTATATAATCTCTAGAGCAATATTGTCCACTAAAAATGAGAGTGTTGACGagattaataattaa
- the LOC110882100 gene encoding ATP-dependent DNA helicase PIF1-like, with product MTLVQDEGKPDIFLTMTCNPKWPKIYDNLHVGQTAQDRPDIVSRVFRAKLEDLKEQLFKKHILGEVKAYVYVIEFQNRDIRKLWNDHFDSLSEDHRLHCQSIERVQNMFLTEISFFLQSMSKNINEFDLPKITDDVNLKDVGYRELQEEYGIVLESKHLSAKDSLNPDQKKKKKKTVFDEIMMHVDNDNPRIFFIDGTYGIGNTFLYNVLLAETRSCGLIALATASSGVAANNMPGCRTAHSRFKIPINLENNSMCNIKTQSGAAKLIRSAKIIIWDEASMSKRQVIEAVDRTFQDIIGVNLPFGGKIMVMGGDFRQVLPVIKRGTRAQIVDSNLQMSPLWSLTKMMRLTINMSALKDRWFFEFLLRVGDGTEEPIEGNYIHIPDDMTIQCNTRANSIKELINAIFPSIEDNVYSSDYIISRAILSTKNESVDEINNQIIDIFQLE from the exons ATGACTTTAGTTCAAGATGAGGGCAAGCCTGATATATTCCTTACAATGACGTGTAATCCTAAGTGGCCTAAGATATATGATAATTTACATGTTGGTCAAACTGCACAAGATCGTCCAGACATTGTTTCAAGAGTGTTTCGGGCTAAATTAGAAGATCTTAAGGAACAACTTTTCAAGAAACATATCCTCGGGGAAGTTAAGGCATACGTTTATGTCATCGAATTTCAAAACCGTG ATATTCGAAAGTTATGGAATGATCACTTTGATTCACTGTCTGAAGATCATCGGTTACACTGTCAAAGTATCGAACGAGTTCAAAATATGTTTCTTACCGAAATTAGTTTCTTTCTACAATCCATGAGTAAAAATATAAATGAATTCGACCTTCCTAAGATAACAGACGATGTTAACTTAAAGGATGTGGGTTATCGTGAGTTACAAGAGGAGTATGGGATTGTTTTGGAATCTAAACACTTGAGTGCCAAAGATTCACTTAATCcagaccaaaaaaaaaaaaaaaaaaaaacggtgtTTGATGAGATCATGATGCATGTTGATAATGATAATCCACGCATCTTCTTTATTGATGGTACATATGGAATTGGAAATACATTTTTGTACAATGTCTTGCTTGCTGAAACTCGGTCGTGTGGACTTATTGCTCTCGCAACAGCTTCATCAGGTGTTGCGGCTAATAATATGCCAGGATGTAGAACGGCTCACTCGAGATTCAAGATTCCTATTAATCTTGAAAATAATTCAATGTGCAATATCAAAACACAGAGTGGGGCCGCTAAACTAATTCGTTCTGCCAAAATAATCATATGGGATGAAGCGTCGATGTCTAAACGACAGGTGATAGAGGCAGTCGATCGTACATTCCAAGACATTATAGGCGTTAATCTCCCATTTGGTGGGAAGATAATGGTTATGGGAGGTGACTTCAGGCAAGTGTTGCCGGTTATTAAACGTGGCACTCGAGCACAGATTGTAGACTCCAACCTACAAATGTCACCTCTTTGGTCTTTGACTAAAATGATGCGGTTGACCATAAATATGAGTGCGCTCAAAGATCGATGGTTCTTTGAATTTCTTTTAAGAGTCGGCGATGGAACTGAAGAACCAATCGAAGGAAACTATATCCACATACCCGATGACATGACAATTCAGTGCAACACTAGAGCAAACTCTATAAAAGAATTGATCAATGCCATCTTTCCATCAATTGAAGATAATGTATATTCTTCAGATTATATAATCTCTAGGGCAATATTGTCCACTAAAAATGAGAGTGTTGACGAGATTAATAATCAAATTATTGATATTTTTCAATTGGAGTAA